In Candidatus Acidulodesulfobacterium acidiphilum, a single genomic region encodes these proteins:
- a CDS encoding sulfurtransferase TusA family protein, giving the protein MTEEELKQIKPTVTVDARGTYCPGPLMELIKEVRQQPVGSVIELISGDAGSAKDVPEWLNKVKQEFLGVIPGDGYWRIFSKKVKDM; this is encoded by the coding sequence ATGACAGAAGAAGAATTGAAACAGATTAAACCTACGGTTACGGTAGATGCAAGGGGAACATATTGCCCCGGTCCTCTTATGGAGTTGATAAAAGAAGTTAGGCAGCAGCCGGTAGGTTCGGTAATAGAACTGATTTCCGGAGATGCCGGAAGCGCAAAAGACGTTCCCGAATGGCTAAATAAAGTAAAACAGGAATTTCTTGGAGTTATTCCCGGTGATGGTTATTGGCGCATTTTTTCTAAAAAAGTTAAAGATATGTAA
- a CDS encoding NAD(P)/FAD-dependent oxidoreductase, giving the protein MSKRVVIVGGGVGGTIIANLLAKKMRPELKKGELVIDVISDKAEHFYQPGLLYMLFGMKHYEELVRNEIDLLDPMVALHLHPAIKIDKDKNEVHLKNGVIIKYDILVLATGSRPAPEMIPGLKEGGNWFYEIEACRKLRHELMTFKGGKIVLTIGLPHKCPVAPLEVSYMMDEWFRQRGLRDKVDYTYTYPIGRLHGLESVAHFAAKTFPKHGINTETLYNMKEVDPNKKTVTSLEGVTLKYDLLITIPPHKGAQVIEDSGLGQNGFVPTDKFTLKMEGSTNIYVVGDTTNLPISKAGSTAHFESDIIVENIASELRNGLTPFRYDGKVFCFIETGLSKATYIMFDYNNPPNPITPSALIHWFKLTYNKVYWLTPMGIL; this is encoded by the coding sequence ATGTCAAAAAGAGTAGTTATAGTCGGAGGAGGAGTCGGTGGAACTATTATCGCAAATTTACTTGCAAAGAAAATGCGCCCCGAACTTAAAAAAGGCGAGCTAGTAATTGACGTTATTTCCGATAAAGCGGAGCATTTTTATCAGCCTGGTCTTTTGTATATGCTATTCGGCATGAAACACTATGAAGAGCTTGTAAGAAACGAAATTGATTTGCTTGACCCGATGGTAGCGCTGCATCTTCACCCTGCAATTAAAATAGATAAAGATAAAAACGAAGTTCATCTTAAAAACGGCGTTATAATTAAATACGACATATTGGTTCTTGCGACAGGCTCCAGGCCGGCTCCGGAAATGATACCGGGCTTAAAAGAAGGCGGAAATTGGTTTTACGAAATCGAAGCCTGCAGAAAACTTCGCCATGAATTAATGACGTTTAAAGGCGGGAAAATTGTTTTAACTATAGGTCTTCCTCACAAATGTCCTGTCGCTCCGCTCGAAGTTTCCTATATGATGGACGAATGGTTCAGGCAGAGAGGATTAAGGGATAAGGTAGATTATACTTACACATATCCTATCGGCAGACTTCACGGACTTGAATCGGTAGCGCATTTTGCCGCTAAAACGTTCCCGAAACACGGAATAAATACAGAAACGTTATATAATATGAAAGAAGTCGATCCTAACAAAAAAACGGTTACCAGCCTTGAAGGAGTAACTTTAAAATATGATCTTCTTATTACTATTCCGCCGCATAAAGGAGCTCAGGTCATAGAAGATTCCGGGTTAGGACAGAACGGTTTCGTGCCTACCGATAAATTTACCCTTAAAATGGAAGGCTCGACAAATATTTACGTAGTCGGCGATACTACAAATCTTCCAATAAGTAAAGCCGGTTCGACCGCCCACTTTGAATCGGACATTATAGTCGAAAATATAGCATCCGAATTAAGAAATGGCTTGACGCCGTTCAGGTATGACGGAAAGGTTTTCTGCTTTATAGAAACCGGCCTATCTAAAGCCACTTATATTATGTTCGATTATAATAATCCGCCTAATCCCATTACTCCTTCGGCACTTATACACTGGTTTAAATTAACATACAATAAAGTTTACTGGCTGACCCCGATGGGAATTCT